One genomic region from Xiphophorus couchianus chromosome 21, X_couchianus-1.0, whole genome shotgun sequence encodes:
- the cavin4b gene encoding caveolae-associated protein 4b — protein sequence MTDKPVLPPRGGDDAGSIMALLERVAGLMDNVQATQQRMEERQLELENTVKTIQADVVKLTNDHANTSSTVSRLLEKTRKVSCHIKDVRVRVENQNLRVKKVEATQGDLLAKNKFRVVIYQGDQEVKAITPGNEPAESSGGAAARPEVEPDKFEFPPESDEEYMVVEEADSSSAGRMKKTGLTRIESFKATFSRENMSKTRENLGTKVNKLGERIVTAERREKIRQSGEKLKQSGEKLKETFTKTVPAKLNLKKERTVAEGQEGAEGAAEAGVPVPPPKGRKSSPGAARAAEDEAKAAESEVPMYDMKQLS from the exons ATGACGGACAAACCGGTCTTGCCACCTAGAGGCGGAGATGACGCCGGCAGCATCATGGCGCTGTTGGAGCGTGTGGCGGGCCTCATGGACAACGTCCAGGCCACACAGCAGCGCATGGAGGAGCGTCAGCTGGAGCTGGAGAACACAGTGAAAACCATCCAGGCCGACGTCGTCAAACTCACCAACGATCACGCAAACACCAGCTCCACGGTCAGCCGACTGCTGGAGAAGACCCGCAAGGTCAGCTGTCACATCAAGGATGTCAGGGTGCGGgtggagaaccagaacctcaggGTGAAGAAGGTGGAGGCCACGCAGGGAGACCTTCTCGCCAAGAACAAGTTCAGGGTGGTCATTTACCAG GGTGACCAGGAAGTTAAAGCTATCACACCAGGTAACGAGCCGGCAGAGTCCAGCGGTGGTGCTGCAGCCAGACCTGAGGTGGAACCAGACAAGTTTGAGTTCCCTCCAGAGTCGGACGAAGAGTACATGGTTGTGGAGGAAGCAGACTCCTCGTCAGCTGGCCGGATGAAGAAGACAGGCTTGACACGCATCGAGAGCTTCAAAGCCACCTTCTCCAGGGAGAACATGAGCAAGACCCGAGAGAACCTGGGCACCAAAGTCAACAAACTCGGCGAGCGAATCGTAACGGCCGAAAGGCGCGAGAAGATCCGCCAATCTGGTGAGAAGCTGAAGCAGTCAGGTGAGAAGCTGAAAGAGACCTTCACCAAGACCGTCCCAGCGAAGCTGAACCTGAAGAAAGAGAGAACTGTGGCAGAAGGTCAGGAAGGAGCGGAGGGAGCTGCGGAGGCAGGCGTTCCAGTTCCTCCTCCTAAAGGCCGTAAGAGCAGCCCTGGAGCAGCACGGGCGGCTGAGGACGAGGCCAAGGCGGCCGAGTCTGAGGTACCGATGTACGACATGAAGCAGCTGTCATAA